From the Corythoichthys intestinalis isolate RoL2023-P3 chromosome 13, ASM3026506v1, whole genome shotgun sequence genome, one window contains:
- the ajuba gene encoding Wilms tumor protein 1-interacting protein: MDRPISKLLEKLKLTDSGSVKLNSPKKKHDPAGNINNSNGNSGGLATQVPQQSSVQPEEQAAAHASALAPLRRRSPQQRASCYLGEGLDSHLRREAGPECDSAGHDESLNRRRYSLELQQLVRRQQLLSQPPPYPVNVSYGSGPRGAAETGYLSEPERHKRLSLQEALFYKRLSTGSEMWESPRPASLSHPPQRPADAFFYPPGPALSPCSSFSLQESVLVSPRSSFASSTASGGGGGGSPMGSRCSSNRTSGISLGYDSRYSNPPQRQSPSSQTGPVYGRTPVEAWTQYLDTRQCAYDTRHSYPPAVGSPAAACYPAGPEWWDEQRSRGKEGGIALGEKSRHSDLPGMRYQEELTRLLLRDAALEGGGLLEGLMLKEQSATPTALSKPGAAPVPSPAGVPQIKAQEDLGAAAGREATENRQEFFGTCIKCGKGVYGADNACQALDSLYHTRCFTCVSCGRALRNKDFYNVNGSVYCKEDYMFSGFQAAAEKCSVCGHLILEQILQALGNSYHPGCFRCVVCSKALDGVPFTVDQHSNIYCVADYNKTFAPKCAACLQPILPTEGSEEILRVVSMNKDYHFECYHCEECGKQLSDKPGSQCFPLDSHLLCHPCHVSRVCGGGN; encoded by the exons ATGGATCGACCGATAAGCAAGTTGCTGGAGAAGCTGAAGCTTACAGACTCTGGAAGCGTGAAGCTCAACAGCCCCAAGAAAAAGCACGATCCGGCTGGAAACATCAACAACAGCAACGGGAACAGCGGAGGTTTGGCAACTCAGGTTCCTCAGCAGTCCTCAGTCCAGCCGGAGGAGCAAGCGGCGGCTCATGCTTCCGCTTTGGCGCCGCTGAGGCGTCGATCGCCCCAGCAGAGGGCCTCGTGTTACCTGGGAGAAGGCCTGGATTCTCACCTGAGGCGGGAGGCGGGCCCGGAGTGCGATTCTGCGGGACACGACGAGTCTTTGAACCGGCGCCGATACTCCCTGGAGCTTCAGCAGCTGGTCCGCAGGCAGCAGCTCCTATCCCAACCGCCGCCGTACCCAGTTAACGTCAGTTACGGTTCGGGCCCCAGAGGCGCAGCTGAGACGGGATACCTCTCGGAACCGGAGAGACACAAACGTCTGTCGCTCCAGGAAGCTTTGTTCTACAAACGCCTGAGCACGGGGAGCGAAATGTGGGAGAGCCCGCGACCTGCGTCCCTGTCTCATCCGCCGCAACGCCCGGCCGATGCTTTCTTCTACCCGCCGGGGCCCGCCCTGAGCCCGTGCTCGTCCTTCAGCCTCCAGGAGTCCGTGTTGGTCAGCCCCCGGTCCAGCTTCGCCTCCAGCACAGCCAGCGGAGGCGGAGGGGGCGGGAGCCCCATGGGCAGCCGCTGCAGCAGCAACCGAACCAGCGGAATCAGCCTGGGCTACGACTCCCGTTACTCCAACCCGCCCCAACGGCAGTCCCCGTCCTCGCAGACGGGGCCCGTTTACGGAAGAACCCCCGTGGAGGCTTGGACTCAATACCTGGACACGCGTCAGTGCGCCTACGATACCCGGCACTCCTACCCGCCTGCCGTGGGGAGCCCGGCCGCCGCGTGTTACCCAGCAGGACCGGAGTGGTGGGACGAGCAGAGGTCCAGAGGCAAAGAAGGGGGCATCGCGCTAGGCGAGAAGAGCCGCCACTCGGACCTGCCCGGGATGCGCTATCAAGAAGAGCTGACTAGACTTCTTCTGAGGGACGCGGCTCTCGAGGGTGGGGGTCTCCTGGAGGGCCTGATGCTGAAAGAACAGTCGGCAACACCAACGGCTCTATCCAAACCTGGCGCGGCACCAGTACCATCACCCGCCGGGGTGCCGCAGATCAAAGCCCAGGAGGATCTCGGGGCGGCCGCCGGACGTGAAGCTACGGAGAACCGTCAGGAATTCTTTG GTACCTGCATCAAATGTGGCAAAGGTGTGTACGGCGCAGACAACGCCTGCCAGGCTCTGGATAGCCTTTATCACACGCGATGCTTCACCTGCGTGTCCTGCG GACGCGCTTTGAGGAATAAGGACTTTTACAACGTCAACGGCTCGGTTTACTGCAAAGAAGATTATATG TTTTCGGGATTTCAGGCTGCCGCCGAGAAGTGCAGCGTGTGTGGACATCTCATTCTGGAACAG ATCCTGCAGGCGCTGGGGAACTCGTACCATCCCGGCTGCTTCCGTTGCGTGGTGTGCTCCAAGGCCTTGGACGGCGTGCCCTTCACCGTGGACCAGCACAGCAACATCTACTGCGTGGCCGACTACAACAA GACTTTCGCCCCCAAATGTGCTGCCTGCTTGCAGCCCATTTTGCCCACCGAG GGCAGCGAGGAGATCCTCAGGGTGGTGTCCATGAATAAGGACTATCATTTCGAGTGCTACCACTGCGAG GAGTGCGGCAAGCAGCTCTCAGATAAGCCCGGCTCGCAGTGCTTCCCGCTGGACTCTCATCTGCTCTGCCACCCGTGTCACGTGAGCCGGGTTTGCGGCGGCGGCAACTGA
- the mrpl52 gene encoding 39S ribosomal protein L52, mitochondrial, whose product MAAPVRMLCFSALKHSSRLLSTTRGVQAGEKWRLEHALARSGTEYGPLTDLPDWSFADGRPAPPTKGMLRRRMEREKLARRIVLLDAEVDKGLESWRETGEEARRIEEHRKSLLLKPKGKFIKKKQQPGK is encoded by the exons ATGGCGGCCCCCGTGAGGATGCTGTGCTTCTCCG CGTTAAAACACTCAAGTCGGTTGTTGAGCACCACGCGAGGAGTTCAAGCTGGGGAAAAATGGAGACTAGA GCATGCGCTTGCACGCAGCGGCACCGAATACGGACCTCTGACAGACCTGCCCGATTGGTCTTTTGCAG ATGGCAGACCAGCACCTCCGACGAAAGGCATGTTGAGAAGACGGATGGAGAGGGAAAAATTAGCT AGGCGCATCGTTCTGCTGGACGCCGAGGTCGACAAGGGCCTCGAGTCGTGGCGGGAAACAGGAGAAGAAGCCCGGAGAATTGAGGAACACAGAAAATCTTTGCTGCTGAAACCTAAAGGAAAGTTTATCAAAAAGAAGCAGCAGCCTGGGAAATAA